In Erigeron canadensis isolate Cc75 chromosome 1, C_canadensis_v1, whole genome shotgun sequence, a single window of DNA contains:
- the LOC122586134 gene encoding uncharacterized protein LOC122586134, protein MAFVDNRIVNRQDALLGAVQGNLAYGKFMFTVYPKFALHRESRDFDKSLSFIHQCERTDLIEPGNKVFTVNYLIAYAITNSTHSIEYKEKEKITMEDIFSEIGTVEGSKFTEPSQLQEN, encoded by the coding sequence ATGGCATTCGTTGACAATAGAATTGTTAACAGACAAGATGCTCTATTAGGAGCAGTACAAGGAAATTTAGCATACGGTAAATTTATGTTTACTGTTTATCCTAAATTCGCATTACATAGAGAGTCTAGAGATTTTGATAAGTCTTTAAGCTTTATACACCAATGTGAAAGAACTGACCTTATAGAACCAGGTAATAAAGTATTTACGGTTAATTATTTAATCGCATATGCTATTACAAATAGTACTCATTCAATAGAgtataaagaaaaagagaaaatcaCAATGGAAGATATATTCTCAGAAATTGGAACTGTAGAAGGCAGTAAATTTACTGAACCATCACAGTTACAAGAAAATTAG